From Anomalospiza imberbis isolate Cuckoo-Finch-1a 21T00152 chromosome 14, ASM3175350v1, whole genome shotgun sequence, a single genomic window includes:
- the LOC137482393 gene encoding V-set and immunoglobulin domain-containing protein 4-like isoform X1, whose amino-acid sequence MLGDRVNPGREVFLIYPSLGKRGQSGWRGSSREGRMGMVLRAAVLLGSLLHCSAFLDLSGPSEIKGVWKESITLPCAYVPVEDLVQQTLTWTVVHNEGSGTIFRRDDSGDHVLLSEYRNRVSIPKDAPGNVSLLILSLEISDRGTYTCQVTWRDSNNSLIAKEITTSLEVVKVAATKPIIRAGEPGLTLPAGASTSLTCEAGGSPPISYRWFRSGPAGKAELLSTGAELAWPSLRPSDSGTYFCEAQNRAGAGAVQRSDAVQLTVTDLPTTTAALQRSGGTTGGHHSTTEKPQTDLVSGGTSGISWTPWGPTTTADLPITAATPESGVGYPGKNETVHDFQRTGLSLFLVILIAVVCGAVVFLVISLIICIRKPKDAQVYDVKFHNLKAAASSSTGHYEEPISATENRYVMELGENKVSEEVNNVSDSVANAQESEYEVGDTS is encoded by the exons ATGCTCGGTGACAGAGTGAACCCAGGCAGGGAAGTGTTCCTGATTTACCCCAGCTTGGGAAAAAGGGGTCAGTCTGGCTGGAGAGGGAGCAGCCGTGAAGGAAGGATGGGAATGGTGCTGCGAGCAGCCGTGCTCCTGGGTTCCCTTCTCCACTGCAGCG cttttctggaCCTGAGTGGCCCCAGTGAGATCAAAGGGGTCTGGAAGGAGTCTATCACTCTGCCTTGTGCCTATGTGCCTGTGGAGGACCTCGTGCAGCAAACCCTCACCTGGACTGTGGTACATAACGAGGGTTCAGGCACCATCTTTCGGAGGGATGACTCTGGGGACCACGTTCTCCTGTCTGAGTACAGGAACAGAGTCAGCATCCCAAAGGATGCCCCAGGAAATGTGTCTCTCCTCATCCTGAGCCTGGAGATCTCTGACAGAGGGACCTACACTTGCCAGGTCACCTGGAGAGACAGCAACAACAGCCTGATAGCAAAGGAGATCACCACCAGTCTGGAGGTTGTTAAAG TGGCAGCCACCAAGCCCATCATCAGAGCTGGAGAGCCGGGGCTGACGCTCCCGGCCGGagccagcaccagcctgacCTGCGAGGCCGGCGGGTCCCCTCCCATCAGCTACCGCTGGTTCCGGAGCGGCCCGGCGGGCAAAGCCGAGCTCCTGAGCACCGGGGCTGAGCTGGCGTGGCCCAGCCTGCGGCCCTCGGACAGCGGCACGTACTTCTGCGAGGCACAGAacagggccggggccggggccgtgcAGCGCAGCGATGCCGTGCAGCTGACCGTGACAG ATCTGCCCACAACAACAGCGGCCTTGCAGAGGAGTGGGGGAACCACGGGGGGACACCACTCAACCACCG AAAAACCTCAAACAGATCTGGTGTCTGGTGGTACCTCAGGAATCTCCTGGACTCCATGGGGCCCCACCACTACTGCAG ATCTGCCCATAACAGCAGCAACTCCTGAGAGTGGTGTGGGATATCCAGGGAAGAATGAAACAGTTCATG ATTTCCAGAGGACTGGCTTGTCCCTGTTCCTGGTCATCCTGATTGCTGTGGTGTGTGGTGCTGTGGTTTTCCTCGTCATCTCTCTTATCATTTGCATTAGAAAGCCCAAAGACG ctcaAGTCTATGATGTTAAATT CCATAACTTGAAAGCAGCAGCTTCTTCAAGCACAGGTCATTATGAGGAACCCATCTCTGCCACTGAAAACAGATACGTGATGGAGCTTGGGGAAAACAAAGTCTCTGAAGAAGTAAATAATGTGTCTGACTCTGTTGCAAACGCCCAGGAATCTGAGTATGAAGTAGGGGACACTTCCTGA
- the LOC137482393 gene encoding V-set and immunoglobulin domain-containing protein 4-like isoform X2, which produces MLGDRVNPGREVFLIYPSLGKRGQSGWRGSSREGRMGMVLRAAVLLGSLLHCSAFLDLSGPSEIKGVWKESITLPCAYVPVEDLVQQTLTWTVVHNEGSGTIFRRDDSGDHVLLSEYRNRVSIPKDAPGNVSLLILSLEISDRGTYTCQVTWRDSNNSLIAKEITTSLEVVKVAATKPIIRAGEPGLTLPAGASTSLTCEAGGSPPISYRWFRSGPAGKAELLSTGAELAWPSLRPSDSGTYFCEAQNRAGAGAVQRSDAVQLTVTEKPQTDLVSGGTSGISWTPWGPTTTADLPITAATPESGVGYPGKNETVHDFQRTGLSLFLVILIAVVCGAVVFLVISLIICIRKPKDAQVYDVKFHNLKAAASSSTGHYEEPISATENRYVMELGENKVSEEVNNVSDSVANAQESEYEVGDTS; this is translated from the exons ATGCTCGGTGACAGAGTGAACCCAGGCAGGGAAGTGTTCCTGATTTACCCCAGCTTGGGAAAAAGGGGTCAGTCTGGCTGGAGAGGGAGCAGCCGTGAAGGAAGGATGGGAATGGTGCTGCGAGCAGCCGTGCTCCTGGGTTCCCTTCTCCACTGCAGCG cttttctggaCCTGAGTGGCCCCAGTGAGATCAAAGGGGTCTGGAAGGAGTCTATCACTCTGCCTTGTGCCTATGTGCCTGTGGAGGACCTCGTGCAGCAAACCCTCACCTGGACTGTGGTACATAACGAGGGTTCAGGCACCATCTTTCGGAGGGATGACTCTGGGGACCACGTTCTCCTGTCTGAGTACAGGAACAGAGTCAGCATCCCAAAGGATGCCCCAGGAAATGTGTCTCTCCTCATCCTGAGCCTGGAGATCTCTGACAGAGGGACCTACACTTGCCAGGTCACCTGGAGAGACAGCAACAACAGCCTGATAGCAAAGGAGATCACCACCAGTCTGGAGGTTGTTAAAG TGGCAGCCACCAAGCCCATCATCAGAGCTGGAGAGCCGGGGCTGACGCTCCCGGCCGGagccagcaccagcctgacCTGCGAGGCCGGCGGGTCCCCTCCCATCAGCTACCGCTGGTTCCGGAGCGGCCCGGCGGGCAAAGCCGAGCTCCTGAGCACCGGGGCTGAGCTGGCGTGGCCCAGCCTGCGGCCCTCGGACAGCGGCACGTACTTCTGCGAGGCACAGAacagggccggggccggggccgtgcAGCGCAGCGATGCCGTGCAGCTGACCGTGACAG AAAAACCTCAAACAGATCTGGTGTCTGGTGGTACCTCAGGAATCTCCTGGACTCCATGGGGCCCCACCACTACTGCAG ATCTGCCCATAACAGCAGCAACTCCTGAGAGTGGTGTGGGATATCCAGGGAAGAATGAAACAGTTCATG ATTTCCAGAGGACTGGCTTGTCCCTGTTCCTGGTCATCCTGATTGCTGTGGTGTGTGGTGCTGTGGTTTTCCTCGTCATCTCTCTTATCATTTGCATTAGAAAGCCCAAAGACG ctcaAGTCTATGATGTTAAATT CCATAACTTGAAAGCAGCAGCTTCTTCAAGCACAGGTCATTATGAGGAACCCATCTCTGCCACTGAAAACAGATACGTGATGGAGCTTGGGGAAAACAAAGTCTCTGAAGAAGTAAATAATGTGTCTGACTCTGTTGCAAACGCCCAGGAATCTGAGTATGAAGTAGGGGACACTTCCTGA
- the LOC137482393 gene encoding V-set and immunoglobulin domain-containing protein 4-like isoform X3: MLGDRVNPGREVFLIYPSLGKRGQSGWRGSSREGRMGMVLRAAVLLGSLLHCSAFLDLSGPSEIKGVWKESITLPCAYVPVEDLVQQTLTWTVVHNEGSGTIFRRDDSGDHVLLSEYRNRVSIPKDAPGNVSLLILSLEISDRGTYTCQVTWRDSNNSLIAKEITTSLEVVKVAATKPIIRAGEPGLTLPAGASTSLTCEAGGSPPISYRWFRSGPAGKAELLSTGAELAWPSLRPSDSGTYFCEAQNRAGAGAVQRSDAVQLTVTDLPITAATPESGVGYPGKNETVHDFQRTGLSLFLVILIAVVCGAVVFLVISLIICIRKPKDAQVYDVKFHNLKAAASSSTGHYEEPISATENRYVMELGENKVSEEVNNVSDSVANAQESEYEVGDTS, from the exons ATGCTCGGTGACAGAGTGAACCCAGGCAGGGAAGTGTTCCTGATTTACCCCAGCTTGGGAAAAAGGGGTCAGTCTGGCTGGAGAGGGAGCAGCCGTGAAGGAAGGATGGGAATGGTGCTGCGAGCAGCCGTGCTCCTGGGTTCCCTTCTCCACTGCAGCG cttttctggaCCTGAGTGGCCCCAGTGAGATCAAAGGGGTCTGGAAGGAGTCTATCACTCTGCCTTGTGCCTATGTGCCTGTGGAGGACCTCGTGCAGCAAACCCTCACCTGGACTGTGGTACATAACGAGGGTTCAGGCACCATCTTTCGGAGGGATGACTCTGGGGACCACGTTCTCCTGTCTGAGTACAGGAACAGAGTCAGCATCCCAAAGGATGCCCCAGGAAATGTGTCTCTCCTCATCCTGAGCCTGGAGATCTCTGACAGAGGGACCTACACTTGCCAGGTCACCTGGAGAGACAGCAACAACAGCCTGATAGCAAAGGAGATCACCACCAGTCTGGAGGTTGTTAAAG TGGCAGCCACCAAGCCCATCATCAGAGCTGGAGAGCCGGGGCTGACGCTCCCGGCCGGagccagcaccagcctgacCTGCGAGGCCGGCGGGTCCCCTCCCATCAGCTACCGCTGGTTCCGGAGCGGCCCGGCGGGCAAAGCCGAGCTCCTGAGCACCGGGGCTGAGCTGGCGTGGCCCAGCCTGCGGCCCTCGGACAGCGGCACGTACTTCTGCGAGGCACAGAacagggccggggccggggccgtgcAGCGCAGCGATGCCGTGCAGCTGACCGTGACAG ATCTGCCCATAACAGCAGCAACTCCTGAGAGTGGTGTGGGATATCCAGGGAAGAATGAAACAGTTCATG ATTTCCAGAGGACTGGCTTGTCCCTGTTCCTGGTCATCCTGATTGCTGTGGTGTGTGGTGCTGTGGTTTTCCTCGTCATCTCTCTTATCATTTGCATTAGAAAGCCCAAAGACG ctcaAGTCTATGATGTTAAATT CCATAACTTGAAAGCAGCAGCTTCTTCAAGCACAGGTCATTATGAGGAACCCATCTCTGCCACTGAAAACAGATACGTGATGGAGCTTGGGGAAAACAAAGTCTCTGAAGAAGTAAATAATGTGTCTGACTCTGTTGCAAACGCCCAGGAATCTGAGTATGAAGTAGGGGACACTTCCTGA
- the VSIG4 gene encoding V-set and immunoglobulin domain-containing protein 4 isoform X2: protein MGEVGRIVVFVMNFISCSALLDLSSVHQVTGTWMGSTIVPCTYVPSEGFTQQTLRWSMERDSSISTIFQRDSSGDHILLSKFRGRVSVPKHSPGDASLLIQNLEMPDSGHYTCQVIWRSTDNSLITKEVTTTVKVVKVAATKPIIRAGEPGLTLPAGASTSLTCEAGGSPPISYRWFRSGPAGKAELLSTGAELAWPSLRPSDSGTYFCEAQNRAGAGAVQRSDAVQLTVTDLPTTTAALQRSGGTTGGHHSTTGQEDSSDMEHIVTDPVSTTQVSRGDTAPVGPFTDTEPLYEVAFRSTADVALLHPEVEVPVKCLQKETYSNTEKITVKDRKSLEYENLVTAMESQYGTEGI, encoded by the exons ATGGGAGAAGTTGGGCGGATAGTGGTGTTTGTGATGAATTTCATCAGCTGCAGTG CCCTCCTGGATCTGTCTAGTGTCCACCAGGTCACGGGCACATGGATGGGATCCACCATTGTACCATGTACCTATGTGCCTTCAGAAGGTTTCACGCAGCAAACGCTCAGGTGGAGCATGGAGCGGGACTCCAGCATCTCTACCATCTTCCAGAGGGACAGCTCTGGTGACCACATCTTGCTGTCTAAATTCCGAGGCCGAGTCAGTGTCCCAAAGCACAGCCCAGGGGATGCCTCACTCCTCATTCAGAACCTTGAAATGCCTGACAGTGGACACTACACTTGTCAAGTCATCTGGAGGTCTACAGATAACAGCTTGATAACAAAAGAGGTGACCACTACAGTTAAAGTTGTCAAAG TGGCAGCCACCAAGCCCATCATCAGAGCTGGAGAGCCGGGGCTGACGCTCCCGGCCGGagccagcaccagcctgacCTGCGAGGCCGGCGGGTCCCCTCCCATCAGCTACCGCTGGTTCCGGAGCGGCCCGGCGGGCAAAGCCGAGCTCCTGAGCACCGGGGCTGAGCTGGCGTGGCCCAGCCTGCGGCCCTCGGACAGCGGCACGTACTTCTGCGAGGCACAGAacagggccggggccggggccgtgcAGCGCAGCGATGCCGTGCAGCTGACCGTGACAG ATCTGCCCACAACAACAGCGGCCTTGCAGAGGAGTGGGGGAACCACGGGGGGACACCACTCAACCACCGGTCAGGAAGACAGTAGTGACATGGAGCACATAGTgacag ATCCAGTCTCAACAACACAGGTCTCCAGGGGGGATACTGCTCCAGTGGGGCCTTTCACAGACACAG aaccTCTCTATGAAGTTGCTTT CCGCAGCACTGCAGATGTCGCCCTGCTGCACCCTGAGGTAGAAGTCCCTGTTAAGTGCCTACAGAAGGAAACGTACTCTAACACTGAAAAGATCACAGTGAAAGACAGGAAAAGCCTCGAGTATGAGAACCTTGTGACTGCAATGGAATCTCAATATGGAACAGAAGGAATTTAG
- the VSIG4 gene encoding V-set and immunoglobulin domain-containing protein 4 isoform X1, translated as MGEVGRIVVFVMNFISCSALLDLSSVHQVTGTWMGSTIVPCTYVPSEGFTQQTLRWSMERDSSISTIFQRDSSGDHILLSKFRGRVSVPKHSPGDASLLIQNLEMPDSGHYTCQVIWRSTDNSLITKEVTTTVKVVKVAATKPIIRAGEPGLTLPAGASTSLTCEAGGSPPISYRWFRSGPAGKAELLSTGAELAWPSLRPSDSGTYFCEAQNRAGAGAVQRSDAVQLTVTDLPTTTAALQRSGGTTGGHHSTTGQEDSSDMEHIVTDPVSTTQVSRGDTAPVGPFTDTGSPRLAPSPLLYGLPAALGGVALGALLAAGLGWWRRRRRKEEPLYEVAFRSTADVALLHPEVEVPVKCLQKETYSNTEKITVKDRKSLEYENLVTAMESQYGTEGI; from the exons ATGGGAGAAGTTGGGCGGATAGTGGTGTTTGTGATGAATTTCATCAGCTGCAGTG CCCTCCTGGATCTGTCTAGTGTCCACCAGGTCACGGGCACATGGATGGGATCCACCATTGTACCATGTACCTATGTGCCTTCAGAAGGTTTCACGCAGCAAACGCTCAGGTGGAGCATGGAGCGGGACTCCAGCATCTCTACCATCTTCCAGAGGGACAGCTCTGGTGACCACATCTTGCTGTCTAAATTCCGAGGCCGAGTCAGTGTCCCAAAGCACAGCCCAGGGGATGCCTCACTCCTCATTCAGAACCTTGAAATGCCTGACAGTGGACACTACACTTGTCAAGTCATCTGGAGGTCTACAGATAACAGCTTGATAACAAAAGAGGTGACCACTACAGTTAAAGTTGTCAAAG TGGCAGCCACCAAGCCCATCATCAGAGCTGGAGAGCCGGGGCTGACGCTCCCGGCCGGagccagcaccagcctgacCTGCGAGGCCGGCGGGTCCCCTCCCATCAGCTACCGCTGGTTCCGGAGCGGCCCGGCGGGCAAAGCCGAGCTCCTGAGCACCGGGGCTGAGCTGGCGTGGCCCAGCCTGCGGCCCTCGGACAGCGGCACGTACTTCTGCGAGGCACAGAacagggccggggccggggccgtgcAGCGCAGCGATGCCGTGCAGCTGACCGTGACAG ATCTGCCCACAACAACAGCGGCCTTGCAGAGGAGTGGGGGAACCACGGGGGGACACCACTCAACCACCGGTCAGGAAGACAGTAGTGACATGGAGCACATAGTgacag ATCCAGTCTCAACAACACAGGTCTCCAGGGGGGATACTGCTCCAGTGGGGCCTTTCACAGACACAG GTTCCCCGCGGCTCGCACCGTCCCCGCTGCTGTACGGGCTGCCGGCCGCGCTGGGCGGCGTCGCGCTGGGCGCGCTGCTggcggcggggctgggctggtggcggcggcggcggaggaaGGAGG aaccTCTCTATGAAGTTGCTTT CCGCAGCACTGCAGATGTCGCCCTGCTGCACCCTGAGGTAGAAGTCCCTGTTAAGTGCCTACAGAAGGAAACGTACTCTAACACTGAAAAGATCACAGTGAAAGACAGGAAAAGCCTCGAGTATGAGAACCTTGTGACTGCAATGGAATCTCAATATGGAACAGAAGGAATTTAG